One genomic region from Bacillus marinisedimentorum encodes:
- a CDS encoding ABC transporter substrate-binding protein yields MRIWKIFFVSLFLVLLTIGCSQSKETSTSQNQENGKTQGQNSTEPQEGGTITVASGADLTILDLHKSTVLSDRIPLLHVQEMLVTIDENMKVVPMLAKDWEVSDDNQTVTFNLREGVPFHNGNEMKAEDVKYSIERFIEVSPRKTEFSMVDSIEVVDDYTVAFHLKNPSGVFLGSLANPFNPAVIIPKSSGANGEDIKEPIGTGPFKFEKWEQGKQLVLKKFEDYQPIDSEASGFGGKKTAYVDEVIFKPISEASVRLTALETGEVDLVLDILPKDYDRLKQKQNLQVSMKPSMNWGMLQFGMKKPPFDDPKMRKAVAYALNKQEIVNVATRKLGEPAPSPVFPGTEWSSDVHQTDYKQDIEKAKKLVKEAGYNGEPITISTSTAYDHHEKTALVMQSQLKKIGLNVKVDAVEWASFISDKWVTGDYHLLNGHITPRPDPNQIYYAYLHSSSSYNGYKSEEMDALLEKGITETDLAKRKEIYEEVQSLLQEDLSFMSLYFYPVIEAYSPKVQGYETWSAGYPRLWNVWLND; encoded by the coding sequence ATGCGAATATGGAAAATCTTTTTTGTTTCATTGTTTTTAGTCCTTTTAACCATAGGCTGCAGCCAATCTAAAGAAACTTCAACTTCTCAAAATCAAGAAAACGGGAAAACACAAGGCCAAAACTCCACTGAACCTCAAGAAGGCGGCACTATCACTGTTGCTTCAGGTGCTGACTTAACCATATTAGACCTACATAAATCCACAGTACTTTCAGATCGAATCCCTCTACTTCATGTCCAGGAAATGCTGGTAACCATTGATGAAAACATGAAAGTGGTTCCAATGCTTGCGAAAGATTGGGAAGTAAGTGACGATAACCAAACGGTTACATTCAATCTTCGAGAAGGCGTACCATTTCACAATGGAAATGAAATGAAGGCAGAAGATGTAAAATACTCAATTGAAAGATTTATTGAAGTATCCCCGCGAAAAACTGAATTCTCTATGGTGGACTCTATTGAAGTAGTAGACGATTATACGGTTGCTTTTCACTTAAAAAACCCTTCTGGCGTGTTCCTTGGTTCGCTTGCTAATCCGTTCAATCCTGCAGTGATCATTCCAAAAAGTTCAGGGGCCAATGGCGAAGATATAAAAGAGCCTATTGGAACAGGACCATTTAAATTTGAAAAATGGGAACAGGGAAAACAGCTTGTTCTTAAGAAATTTGAAGATTATCAACCAATAGATAGTGAAGCATCAGGGTTTGGCGGAAAGAAGACAGCGTACGTTGACGAGGTGATCTTTAAGCCGATTTCCGAAGCCTCTGTCAGATTAACTGCGTTAGAAACGGGTGAAGTTGATCTGGTCCTTGATATCCTGCCGAAAGACTATGATCGTCTAAAACAAAAACAAAACCTTCAAGTATCTATGAAACCATCCATGAACTGGGGCATGCTGCAATTTGGAATGAAAAAACCGCCTTTTGATGATCCAAAAATGAGGAAGGCAGTTGCTTATGCTCTCAATAAACAAGAGATTGTAAACGTTGCAACACGGAAATTGGGGGAACCTGCACCTTCCCCGGTATTCCCGGGAACAGAATGGTCTTCAGATGTACATCAAACAGATTACAAACAGGACATTGAAAAAGCAAAAAAACTGGTCAAAGAAGCAGGTTATAATGGTGAACCAATCACGATTTCCACGAGTACTGCCTACGACCATCATGAGAAAACCGCCCTCGTCATGCAGTCACAGCTTAAAAAAATCGGGCTGAACGTTAAAGTGGACGCTGTGGAATGGGCATCTTTCATTTCCGATAAGTGGGTAACGGGTGATTACCATCTGTTAAACGGCCATATTACTCCCAGGCCGGATCCGAACCAAATCTATTATGCTTACTTGCACAGCAGTTCAAGCTATAACGGATATAAGAGTGAAGAAATGGATGCTCTACTGGAAAAAGGCATAACGGAAACCGATTTAGCAAAAAGAAAAGAAATTTACGAAGAAGTCCAAAGTCTATTACAAGAGGATCTTTCTTTCATGTCCCTGTATTTCTATCCAGTGATAGAAGCGTACTCACCAAAAGTCCAGGGATATGAAACGTGGAGTGCCGGTTATCCCCGGTTGTGGAATGTTTGGTTGAATGATTAA